One stretch of Arachis hypogaea cultivar Tifrunner chromosome 20, arahy.Tifrunner.gnm2.J5K5, whole genome shotgun sequence DNA includes these proteins:
- the LOC112784746 gene encoding thioredoxin-like protein CITRX, chloroplastic has product MVLLHCHQSVATLTLSPISFFSSNSKPFSVSLRNNNNNPTFSTRTNSPFSLSTMPRKLLCNPPKGKYVREDYLVKKLSAEEIQELVKGERNVPLIIDFYATWCGPCILMAQELEMLAVEYEKNAMIVKVDTDDEYEFARDMQVRGLPTVFFISPDPNKDAIRTEGLVPIQMMRDIIDNEM; this is encoded by the exons ATGGTTCTTCTCCATTGCCATCAGAGTGTGGCCACACTCACACTCTCACCCATTTCATTCTTCTCTTCCAATTCCAAACCATTCTCCGTTTCTCTtcgcaacaacaacaacaaccctaCCTTTTCAACAAGAACCAATTCCCCTTTCTCACTCTCCACCATGCCAAGAAAATTGCTCTGCAACCCTCCCAAGGGTAAATACGTCAGAGAAGATTACCTCGTG AAAAAGTTGTCAGCAGAGGAAATTCAAGAGCTTGTGAAGGGAGAAAGAAATGTGCCTCTTATTATTGATTTTTATGCAACATGGTGTGGACCCTGCATCTTAATGGCTCAAGAACTTGAAATG CTTGCAGTTGAGTACGAGAAGAATGCGATGATTGTGAAGGTTGATACAGATGATGAATATGAATTTGCACGTGACATGCAG GTCCGAGGGCTCCCGACTGTGTTCTTCATTAGTCCGGATCCGAACAAGGATGCGATCCGAACCGAAGGCCTGGTCCCGATACAGATGATGAGGGACATCATTGACAACGAAATGTGA
- the LOC112783658 gene encoding uncharacterized protein, with translation MEDKDEDSNNNKSNNQHHHNHPKEEPLITRKHNTIGGGSGSGSGGDRLKRDEWSEGAVSTLLEAYESKWVLRNRAKLKGHDWEDVARHVSSRANSTKSPKTQTQCKNKIESMKKRYRSESATADASSWPLYSRLDLLLRGTGPVPTSSTLAASPLPLSPTLQAVPVTVTVAAAAATGSHQSLHFSNNQQPLMLLEQPPSSQVLHQPPLPPGAAAPPPPATTAQNSHGSNGVERVITKEDGLLGTKSCEHVSNKNEVDTDSSTPALYSEKDKLRCNKRKMKMESNKQRRRKEEMEIAGSIRWLAEVVVRSEQARMDTMKEIEKMRVEAEAKRGEMDLKRTEIIANTQLEIARIFASVNNKGVDSSLRIGRS, from the exons ATGGAGGACAAAGACGAGGACAGTAATAACAACAAAAGTAACAACCAACATCATCATAACCACCCAAAAGAAGAGCCACTAATAACAAGAAAACACAATACTATTGGAGGTGGTAGCGGCAGCGGTAGCGGCGGCGACAGATTAAAGAGAGACGAGTGGAGTGAAGGAGCGGTTTCCACCCTTCTAGAAGCATACGAATCAAAATGGGTTCTTAGAAACAGAGCAAAGCTCAAAGGCCATGACTGGGAAGACGTTGCAAGACACGTGTCATCAAGAGCCAACTCTACAAAATCGCCCAAGACACAAACGCAGTGCAAGAACAAGATCGAGTCTATGAAGAAACGCTACAGATCAGAGTCTGCTACCGCTGATGCTTCATCTTGGCCGTTATATTCACGCCTTGATCTTCTCTTGCGTGGGACGGGGCCTGTGCCCACGTCTTCCACACTCGCAGCTTCGCCACTGCCACTCTCACCAACACTGCAGGCAGTGCCAGTGACGGTGACAGTAGCTGCTGCTGCAGCAACTGGTTCTCATCAGTCGCTGCACTTTAGCAATAACCAACAACCTTTGATGTTGTTGGAGCAGCCGCCGTCGTCACAAGTTCTCCATCAACCACCGCTACCTCCTGGTGCTGCTGCTCCTCCACCTCCTGCCACCACTGCGCAAAACTCGCATGGATCCAATGGCGTTGAGAGAGTAATAACCAAG GAAGATGGGTTGTTAGGAACTAAGTCATGTGAGCATGTATCTAACAAGAATGAAGTAGACACTGATAGCAGCACACCAGCACTGTATAGTGAAAAGGATAAGCTTAGATGCAacaagaggaagatgaagatggAGAGCAACAAGCAGCGGCGGCGAAAGGAGGAGATGGAGATAGCAGGAAGCATAAGGTGGCTTGCAGAAGTTGTGGTGAGATCGGAGCAAGCAAGAATGGACACAATGAAGGAGATTGAAAAGATGAGAGTCGAAGCTGAGGCCAAGCGCGGCGAAATGGATCTCAAGAGAACTGAAATCATTGCCAATACGCAGTTAGAGATTGCTAGAATCTTCGCAAGTGTTAATAACAAAGGTGTGGATTCATCGCTCAGAATTGGCAGAAGTTAA